Proteins found in one Pyrus communis chromosome 15, drPyrComm1.1, whole genome shotgun sequence genomic segment:
- the LOC137716751 gene encoding RNA-binding protein involved in heterochromatin assembly dri1-like isoform X2: MSRPGDWNCRSCNHLNFQRRDSCQRCGDPKSGERVEYGRGGGGSYGFTTGPDVRPGDWYCTVGNCAAHNFASRSSCFKCGASKDELSSGGGGGGFEGDMPRPLRGFGFGSGGSSSGRSGWKSGDWICTRPGCNEHNFASRTECFRCNAPRDSNDGKFPF, encoded by the exons ATGAGCAGGCCAGGAGATTGGAACTGTAGGTCGTGCAACCATCTCAACTTCCAAAGGAGGGACTCGTGCCAGAGGTGCGGGGATCCAAAAAGTGGGGAGAGAGTTGAGTACGGAAGAGGTGGTGGTGGTTCATATGGATTCACCACTGGTCCGGATGTCCGCCCCGGTGACTGGTACTGCACCGTTGGCAACTGTGCAGCTCACAACTTTGCCAGCCGCTCCAGTTGCTTCAAGTGTGGTGCGTCTAAGGACGAATTGTCCagtggtggcggtggcggcGGCTTTGAGGGGGACATGCCTAGGCCACTCAGAGggtttggttttggcagcggtGGAAGTAGCTCTGGTCGCTCCGGATGGAAATCTGGAGACTGGATTTGTACAAG ACCAGGGTGCAATGAGCACAATTTCGCTAGCAGGACGGAATGTTTCAGATGCAATGCTCCAAGGGACTCCAACGATGGCAAGTTTCCATTTTAA
- the LOC137716751 gene encoding RNA-binding protein involved in heterochromatin assembly dri1-like isoform X1 produces the protein MSRPGDWNCRSCNHLNFQRRDSCQRCGDPKSGERVEYGRGGGGSYGFTTGPDVRPGDWYCTVGNCAAHNFASRSSCFKCGASKDELSSGGGGGGFEGDMPRPLRGFGFGSGGSSSGRSGWKSGDWICTRPGCNEHNFASRTECFRCNAPRDSNDGTAVFC, from the exons ATGAGCAGGCCAGGAGATTGGAACTGTAGGTCGTGCAACCATCTCAACTTCCAAAGGAGGGACTCGTGCCAGAGGTGCGGGGATCCAAAAAGTGGGGAGAGAGTTGAGTACGGAAGAGGTGGTGGTGGTTCATATGGATTCACCACTGGTCCGGATGTCCGCCCCGGTGACTGGTACTGCACCGTTGGCAACTGTGCAGCTCACAACTTTGCCAGCCGCTCCAGTTGCTTCAAGTGTGGTGCGTCTAAGGACGAATTGTCCagtggtggcggtggcggcGGCTTTGAGGGGGACATGCCTAGGCCACTCAGAGggtttggttttggcagcggtGGAAGTAGCTCTGGTCGCTCCGGATGGAAATCTGGAGACTGGATTTGTACAAG ACCAGGGTGCAATGAGCACAATTTCGCTAGCAGGACGGAATGTTTCAGATGCAATGCTCCAAGGGACTCCAACGATG GCACTGCTGTATTTTGCTGA